A portion of the Bacteroides faecium genome contains these proteins:
- a CDS encoding DUF2059 domain-containing protein, protein MKNFFPSQVIVCVIALFTLTLPVSAQNPNATDEYKETLKKIMELSGTAATTDDLYPKMLSVMKLNAPGKDDAYWNEFAKGWKEKIENRVIEICTPVYKKHLTLEELKAVAAFYESPVGRKYKESSLAVMREAMPLLVQELQTEMFKEVRPDMDKQMTENKQAMTEYEQKRKRDKELYSQAYMLPKDSIVVVPGKVYKNGMSTTPSLYSIERRKNDTKVTFAQPVYWDSQWLYYSPGFKIIDKESGDEYNVRGYDGGASMNKLLTVEGFNHKYIYISLLFPKLKKSVKDIDILELPHAKDKELLPSNDDGKAKSYFNVRVKDYQVSSRKKNKKVYF, encoded by the coding sequence ATGAAAAACTTTTTTCCTTCCCAGGTAATAGTGTGTGTAATTGCACTGTTTACTTTAACTTTGCCGGTTTCTGCACAAAACCCGAATGCGACAGATGAATACAAAGAAACATTGAAGAAGATAATGGAGCTTTCCGGAACTGCGGCTACTACGGACGACCTTTATCCGAAAATGCTTTCTGTAATGAAACTTAATGCGCCGGGAAAAGATGATGCCTATTGGAATGAATTTGCTAAAGGTTGGAAAGAAAAAATAGAAAATAGGGTGATCGAAATATGTACGCCTGTTTATAAGAAACATTTGACATTGGAAGAACTGAAAGCAGTTGCCGCGTTTTATGAATCTCCTGTCGGCAGAAAATATAAAGAAAGCTCATTGGCTGTGATGCGTGAAGCAATGCCATTATTGGTGCAGGAACTCCAGACAGAGATGTTTAAAGAGGTGAGGCCTGACATGGATAAACAAATGACTGAGAACAAACAGGCAATGACAGAGTATGAGCAAAAAAGAAAACGTGATAAAGAATTGTATTCACAGGCTTATATGCTTCCGAAAGATAGTATAGTCGTAGTCCCCGGAAAAGTCTATAAGAACGGAATGTCTACAACTCCTTCATTGTACTCGATTGAGAGAAGAAAGAATGATACTAAAGTTACATTCGCACAACCTGTTTATTGGGATTCGCAATGGTTGTATTATAGTCCGGGATTCAAGATTATAGATAAAGAAAGTGGTGACGAATATAATGTGAGAGGATATGATGGTGGGGCCTCTATGAATAAACTGTTGACTGTTGAAGGGTTTAATCATAAATATATTTATATCAGTCTCCTATTCCCGAAATTGAAGAAAAGTGTGAAGGATATTGATATCCTTGAATTGCCTCATGCAAAGGATAAGGAACTATTGCCTTCTAATGACGACGGAAAGGCTAAATCATATTTTAATGTAAGGGTGAAGGACTACCAGGTTTCTTCCAGGAAAAAAAATAAAAAGGTCTATTTCTAG
- a CDS encoding M20 family metallo-hydrolase: MKYDIPYMATEAVSLLKSLISIPSISREETQAADFLQNYIEMAGMQTGRKGNNVWCLSPMFDLKKPTILLNSHIDTVKPVNGWRKDPFTPREENGKLYGLGSNDAGASVVSLLQVFLQLCRTSQKYNLIYLASCEEEVSGKDGIESVLPGLPPISFAIVGEPTEMQPAVAEKGLMVLDVTATGKAGHAARNEGDNAIYKVLNDIAWFRDYHFEKESPLLGAVKMSVTVINAGTQHNVVPDKCTFVVDIRSNELYSNEELFAEIKKHISCDAKARSFRLNSSRIDEKHPFVQKAVKLGCVPFGSPTLSDQALMSFPSVKIGPGRSSRSHTAEEYIMLKEIEEAIGIYLELLDGLLI, from the coding sequence ATGAAATATGATATTCCGTATATGGCAACAGAGGCTGTAAGCCTGCTCAAATCATTAATTAGCATTCCCTCAATCAGCCGGGAAGAGACTCAGGCTGCGGATTTCCTGCAAAACTATATTGAAATGGCAGGCATGCAGACCGGACGCAAGGGAAACAATGTATGGTGCCTCAGCCCGATGTTCGACCTGAAGAAACCGACTATCCTGCTTAACTCTCACATTGACACGGTGAAACCTGTCAACGGCTGGCGGAAAGACCCGTTCACTCCGCGTGAAGAAAACGGCAAACTGTATGGTTTGGGAAGCAATGATGCCGGTGCCAGCGTTGTCTCTTTATTACAGGTGTTCCTGCAACTATGTCGCACTTCGCAGAAGTATAATCTCATCTACCTTGCTTCCTGCGAAGAAGAAGTTTCAGGTAAAGACGGAATTGAAAGCGTACTGCCGGGACTTCCGCCTATTTCATTTGCCATCGTAGGCGAACCGACGGAGATGCAACCTGCCGTTGCCGAAAAAGGGCTGATGGTATTGGACGTTACCGCAACAGGCAAAGCCGGACATGCGGCACGCAATGAAGGAGACAATGCTATATATAAGGTATTGAACGATATTGCCTGGTTCCGCGATTATCATTTTGAAAAAGAATCCCCACTGCTGGGTGCTGTAAAAATGAGTGTGACTGTAATCAATGCAGGTACGCAACATAATGTAGTTCCCGACAAATGCACTTTCGTAGTTGATATTCGCAGCAATGAGCTTTATTCCAACGAAGAACTATTTGCCGAAATCAAGAAACATATTTCTTGTGATGCCAAGGCACGTTCATTCCGCCTCAATTCTTCACGAATTGACGAGAAGCATCCGTTTGTACAGAAAGCGGTAAAATTGGGATGCGTTCCATTCGGCTCTCCCACCCTGTCCGACCAGGCATTAATGTCCTTTCCATCGGTAAAAATAGGACCGGGACGTTCTTCACGCTCGCACACGGCAGAGGAATATATCATGCTGAAAGAGATAGAGGAAGCTATCGGAATCTATCTGGAGTTATTGGACGGACTTCTGATTTAG
- a CDS encoding O-antigen ligase family protein yields MFILLVILVYEAVNILFGRQNKQKDIGNSVYGFIIVTACFLQAIFGVVQFFGFFQASTAFRVTGSFDNPAGFAACLCAGFPFVGFLLSDNNKYIRYGGWMAGFVIAVAVILSQSRAGIMSIAFICFILLNMKFFHKRWMKYLSLVCFVLLLSGCYWMKKDSADGRLLIWRCSVNMVKDAPWLGHGIGSFEARYMDYQADYFRQHGQNRYSMLADNVKHPFNEYLGILLNFGFVGLLVMLAMITLIMYCYKKYPCLEKRIALYSLISIGLFSFFSYPFTYPFTWIVMLLCIVILTREYVAMIFARPMIKNTICVFVLFCSLGGIYKLVERVMAEKEWGKTSGLALCGASGKTLSDYKELEKKFEDNPYFLYNYAAILLENKQYEESLRIALQCRKYWADYDLELIIGENYQELDEHGLAEKYYNNASMMCPSRFMPFYKLFHLYKDVGSREHMLDTAGAIIDKPMKIKTSAIRMMKREMKREQTRLLAEENFE; encoded by the coding sequence GTGTTTATATTATTAGTAATATTAGTATATGAAGCTGTAAATATATTATTTGGCAGGCAGAATAAGCAGAAAGATATAGGGAACTCAGTATATGGTTTTATCATTGTTACTGCTTGCTTTTTGCAAGCAATATTCGGGGTTGTTCAGTTTTTCGGTTTCTTTCAGGCATCTACTGCTTTCAGAGTTACAGGAAGTTTTGACAATCCTGCAGGTTTTGCGGCATGTCTCTGTGCAGGCTTCCCTTTTGTCGGATTCTTATTGTCGGATAATAATAAATATATCAGGTATGGAGGATGGATGGCAGGATTCGTAATTGCGGTAGCTGTGATTCTGTCGCAATCAAGAGCTGGCATTATGAGTATTGCCTTTATCTGTTTTATTCTTTTGAATATGAAGTTCTTTCATAAAAGATGGATGAAGTATCTCTCTTTAGTCTGTTTCGTCTTATTATTGTCAGGATGTTACTGGATGAAAAAAGATTCCGCTGATGGCAGGTTACTTATTTGGCGATGCAGTGTAAATATGGTAAAAGATGCACCGTGGTTGGGACATGGAATAGGTAGTTTTGAGGCTCGCTATATGGATTATCAAGCAGATTATTTCCGACAACATGGGCAGAATCGTTATTCCATGTTAGCTGATAATGTGAAACATCCTTTTAATGAATATTTGGGAATTCTCCTGAATTTTGGATTTGTCGGCTTGTTAGTGATGCTTGCAATGATAACTTTGATAATGTACTGCTATAAAAAATATCCTTGCCTGGAGAAACGAATAGCTCTTTATTCCCTTATTTCAATAGGTCTATTTTCATTCTTCTCCTATCCGTTCACTTATCCTTTTACGTGGATTGTTATGCTCTTGTGCATCGTCATTCTTACAAGGGAATATGTTGCTATGATTTTTGCTCGTCCAATGATAAAGAATACTATATGTGTTTTCGTTCTTTTTTGTTCACTTGGAGGAATTTACAAATTAGTGGAACGCGTAATGGCGGAAAAAGAATGGGGCAAGACGTCCGGACTTGCACTTTGCGGAGCGTCCGGCAAGACTCTTTCGGACTATAAAGAGTTAGAGAAGAAATTTGAAGATAATCCTTATTTTCTTTATAACTATGCAGCCATACTTTTGGAAAATAAGCAATATGAAGAGAGCTTGAGAATAGCATTGCAATGCCGTAAGTATTGGGCGGACTATGATTTGGAACTTATAATCGGTGAAAACTATCAGGAATTGGATGAACATGGGCTGGCGGAGAAGTATTATAATAATGCATCTATGATGTGCCCTTCCCGTTTCATGCCTTTTTATAAGTTATTTCATTTATATAAGGATGTGGGTAGCCGGGAACATATGCTTGATACTGCCGGAGCGATTATAGATAAACCTATGAAAATTAAAACCTCAGCTATCAGGATGATGAAAAGGGAAATGAAAAGAGAACAAACGAGGTTGTTGGCAGAAGAGAATTTTGAATGA
- the tnpC gene encoding IS66 family transposase has translation MKEPVITLTLEEYEELRKERERLEKEHAELQRKYEASLQEYSRQAGEISACTAVIADLRWKLADLTRRLWGKSSEKRHLPEDASQLSICFESPSDVNDPVAEEQKIAEKSVKSENGYNRFRKSFTQKITPHARKPIDPSLPREEIIIPMPEGLSLEGATKLGEEVSEQYAVSPARFYVRRIIRPKYRLADGRIMTAPMPVMAHPHSNASESILSHIATAKYYDHLPLHRQLDIFEREGIHLSPSTVSNWMMAAAQRLEPVYNELRELVKDSYYVMADETPHPVLESDRPGALHRGYMWNFYLPRFHTPFFEYHKGRGSSGIDTLLAGQVRVVQSDGFAVYDEFDTLPGKLHLCCWAHVRRKFVEAEGNDPPRARHALEQIGRLYAVEEKISIEHLEGGAVVKLRREESYPIIKGLEKWCKEEYEHTVEKSPIAKAIFYMYTRFEQLSGYVNDAQFCIDNNPVERSIRPLTLNRKNTLFSGSHEAAHAAAIFFSLMGCCRENKVNPKLWMQDVLIRVQEKEREEKNDYSDLLPFNWKG, from the coding sequence GTGAAAGAACCAGTCATTACCCTTACTTTGGAAGAGTACGAAGAGTTGCGCAAGGAACGTGAACGTCTTGAAAAGGAGCATGCGGAACTTCAGAGAAAATACGAAGCCTCTTTGCAGGAGTATTCCCGCCAGGCCGGGGAAATCTCAGCCTGTACAGCCGTCATAGCTGACTTGAGATGGAAATTGGCTGACTTGACACGCCGTTTATGGGGTAAATCCAGTGAAAAACGTCATCTTCCCGAAGATGCCAGCCAATTGAGCATCTGTTTCGAATCCCCGTCCGATGTCAATGACCCGGTAGCGGAAGAACAGAAAATAGCTGAGAAATCTGTCAAATCGGAGAATGGTTACAACCGTTTCCGTAAGAGCTTCACCCAAAAGATTACTCCCCACGCCCGTAAGCCCATCGACCCGTCCCTTCCCCGTGAGGAAATCATCATTCCCATGCCGGAAGGTCTTTCCCTGGAGGGAGCGACAAAGCTGGGGGAGGAAGTGAGCGAACAATATGCCGTCAGCCCTGCGCGATTCTATGTGAGACGCATCATCCGCCCTAAATACCGACTTGCCGACGGTCGTATCATGACTGCTCCCATGCCCGTAATGGCACACCCTCACAGCAATGCGTCGGAAAGTATACTGTCCCACATTGCTACCGCCAAATATTACGATCATCTGCCTCTGCACAGACAGCTGGACATTTTTGAGCGTGAAGGCATCCATCTGAGTCCTTCCACCGTAAGTAACTGGATGATGGCCGCCGCACAGCGTCTGGAGCCGGTCTATAATGAGCTTCGTGAACTGGTCAAGGACAGTTATTACGTCATGGCCGATGAGACGCCCCATCCCGTACTTGAAAGCGACCGTCCCGGTGCCCTTCACCGCGGGTATATGTGGAACTTCTATCTGCCCCGGTTCCATACCCCCTTCTTTGAATATCACAAGGGACGTGGCAGCAGTGGAATAGACACACTGCTGGCAGGACAGGTCCGGGTGGTACAGAGTGACGGTTTTGCAGTATATGACGAGTTCGACACGCTACCCGGAAAGTTGCACCTGTGCTGCTGGGCACACGTCAGGCGCAAGTTTGTGGAAGCGGAAGGAAATGACCCTCCCAGAGCAAGGCATGCACTTGAACAAATAGGCAGACTGTATGCTGTGGAGGAGAAAATCAGCATAGAACATCTGGAAGGCGGGGCTGTAGTAAAGCTTCGCCGGGAAGAATCGTACCCTATTATCAAAGGACTGGAAAAATGGTGCAAGGAGGAATATGAACATACGGTTGAGAAATCGCCTATTGCCAAGGCCATATTCTATATGTACACACGATTTGAACAACTGTCCGGATATGTCAACGATGCACAATTCTGCATTGACAATAATCCGGTGGAGCGTTCTATAAGACCATTGACTTTGAACAGAAAAAACACTCTTTTCTCCGGTTCACATGAGGCGGCACATGCAGCGGCAATATTCTTTTCACTGATGGGATGTTGCAGGGAAAATAAGGTGAACCCAAAACTATGGATGCAGGACGTGTTGATCAGGGTACAGGAGAAAGAAAGAGAAGAGAAAAACGACTACTCCGATTTACTGCCATTTAATTGGAAAGGATAA
- a CDS encoding AMP-dependent synthetase/ligase: MTYHHLSVLVHRQAEKYGDKVALKYRDYETAQWIPITWNQFSGTVKQAANAFVALGVEEQENIGIFSQNKPEWFYVDFGAFANRAVTIPFYATSSPAQAQYIINDAQIRYLFVGEQYQYDAAFSIFGFCSSLQQLIIFDRSVVKDPRDVSSIYFDEFMAMGEGLLQNDVVEERTDRASYDDLANILYTSGTTGEPKGVMLHHSCYLEQFHTHDDRLTTMSDKDVSMNFLPLTHVFEKAWCYLCIHKGVQICINLRPADIQTTIKEIRPTLMCSVPRFWEKVYAGVQEKINETTGVKKALMLDAIRVGRIHNLDYLRQGKTPPVMNQLKYKFYEKTIYSLLKKTIGIENGNFFPTAGAAVPDEINEFVHSVGINMVVGYGLTESTATVSCTLPVGYDIGSVGVVLPGIEVKIGEDNEILLRGKTITKGYYKKAEATAAAIEPDGWFHTGDAGYFKNGQLFLTERIKDLFKTSNGKYIAPQALETKLVIDRYIDQIAIIADQRKFVSALIVPVYGYVKEYAKEKGIEYKDMAELLQHPKIVGLFRARIETLQQQFAHYEQIKRFTLLPEPFSMERGELTNTLKLKRSVVSENYKDIIEKMYEENV, from the coding sequence ATGACTTATCATCATTTATCTGTCTTAGTCCATCGTCAGGCTGAAAAGTATGGCGACAAGGTAGCTCTGAAATACCGTGACTATGAGACAGCACAATGGATTCCGATTACCTGGAATCAATTCTCCGGAACAGTGAAGCAGGCTGCCAACGCATTTGTGGCACTGGGAGTAGAGGAACAAGAAAATATTGGAATCTTTTCGCAGAATAAGCCCGAATGGTTTTATGTAGACTTTGGGGCATTCGCCAACCGGGCTGTTACCATTCCGTTCTATGCAACCAGTTCTCCGGCTCAAGCGCAATATATTATCAATGATGCACAGATACGTTACCTTTTTGTAGGTGAACAATATCAGTATGATGCTGCTTTCAGTATCTTTGGTTTCTGTTCTTCTTTGCAACAGTTGATTATCTTTGACCGTTCGGTGGTGAAAGACCCTCGTGACGTATCGTCTATCTATTTTGATGAGTTTATGGCGATGGGAGAGGGACTTCTGCAAAATGATGTGGTGGAAGAACGCACGGACCGTGCTTCTTATGATGATTTGGCGAATATCCTCTATACATCCGGAACAACGGGTGAGCCGAAAGGAGTAATGCTTCATCATTCCTGCTACCTGGAACAATTCCATACACATGATGACCGTCTGACTACGATGTCCGATAAGGATGTATCTATGAACTTCCTTCCCTTGACTCATGTGTTCGAGAAAGCATGGTGTTATCTCTGTATCCATAAGGGAGTGCAGATTTGCATCAATCTTCGCCCGGCGGATATTCAGACAACCATTAAGGAGATTCGCCCAACACTGATGTGCAGTGTTCCCCGTTTTTGGGAAAAGGTATATGCAGGTGTGCAGGAGAAAATAAATGAAACGACAGGTGTGAAGAAAGCGTTGATGCTCGATGCTATCCGGGTAGGTAGAATCCATAATTTGGATTATCTGCGTCAGGGTAAGACTCCGCCGGTGATGAATCAACTGAAATATAAGTTCTACGAAAAGACTATCTATTCTTTACTGAAGAAGACTATCGGCATTGAGAACGGTAACTTTTTCCCGACAGCCGGTGCTGCCGTGCCCGATGAAATCAATGAATTTGTTCATTCGGTAGGCATTAATATGGTAGTTGGCTATGGACTGACAGAGTCTACGGCTACTGTATCCTGTACGTTGCCGGTTGGTTATGATATTGGTTCGGTAGGTGTTGTATTGCCGGGAATTGAAGTGAAGATTGGCGAAGACAATGAGATTCTGCTCCGGGGTAAAACTATCACGAAAGGGTATTATAAGAAAGCGGAAGCTACGGCTGCCGCCATTGAACCCGATGGATGGTTTCACACAGGTGACGCGGGATATTTCAAGAATGGCCAGCTTTTCTTGACGGAACGTATCAAGGACTTGTTCAAAACATCGAACGGTAAGTATATTGCTCCGCAGGCTTTGGAAACGAAACTGGTTATCGACCGCTATATTGACCAGATTGCCATTATCGCCGATCAGCGTAAGTTTGTCTCTGCTCTGATTGTTCCTGTGTATGGATATGTGAAAGAGTACGCAAAGGAGAAAGGCATCGAATATAAAGATATGGCTGAGTTGTTGCAGCATCCCAAGATTGTAGGTCTGTTCCGTGCACGGATAGAAACTTTACAACAGCAGTTTGCGCATTATGAGCAAATCAAACGTTTCACTTTGCTTCCCGAACCGTTCAGCATGGAACGTGGAGAGCTGACTAATACGTTGAAGCTGAAACGCTCGGTTGTTTCTGAAAATTATAAGGATATAATTGAAAAGATGTACGAAGAAAACGTGTAA
- a CDS encoding IS4 family transposase, which produces MHQDKYVFSQLVSFLDRSKFNRIVTKYDGDKYVKYFTCWNQLLALMFGQLSNRESLRDLIIALEAHQGKTYHLGLGKNVTRSNLSKANQNRDYRIFESFAYYMVEQAQKKLKTSIFNLGSNVYAFDSTTIDLCLVVFWWAKFRKKKGGIKIHTLYDIETQIPAFFHITTASVHDSKAMSEIPYETGAYYIFDRGYNCFKSLFKIETLESYFVVRAKSNLQFKAINWKRRLPRNILSDAIGELTIYKSSKDYPSHIRKVCFWDEEQKRKFTFLTNAMDLSPLQIAELYKNRWQIELFFKWLKQHLKIKKFWGNTENAVRIQIYSAIIAYCLVAIIQHDMEIDRTTYEILQILSISLTDKTRLRDLFNKTNFNNDKERCGFSEPSLFKF; this is translated from the coding sequence ATGCATCAAGATAAATACGTTTTCTCACAGTTGGTATCATTCCTTGACCGAAGTAAATTTAATCGCATCGTTACTAAGTATGATGGAGACAAATATGTGAAGTACTTCACATGCTGGAATCAACTACTAGCTTTGATGTTCGGGCAACTCTCAAACAGAGAAAGTCTACGCGACCTTATTATCGCTTTGGAAGCCCATCAAGGGAAAACATACCATTTAGGTCTTGGAAAAAATGTAACCAGAAGCAATTTATCCAAAGCCAATCAAAATAGAGACTACCGTATCTTTGAATCTTTTGCTTATTACATGGTTGAACAGGCACAAAAGAAACTCAAAACTAGTATCTTTAATCTCGGTAGTAATGTTTATGCTTTCGATTCTACAACCATTGACTTGTGTTTGGTTGTATTTTGGTGGGCAAAGTTCCGAAAGAAAAAAGGAGGTATTAAAATACATACACTATATGATATAGAAACTCAAATACCTGCATTCTTCCATATAACTACAGCTTCGGTTCACGATAGCAAAGCTATGAGTGAAATTCCTTATGAGACAGGTGCTTACTACATCTTTGACCGTGGTTATAACTGTTTTAAGAGTCTTTTCAAAATAGAAACCTTAGAGTCCTATTTCGTTGTAAGAGCAAAATCAAACTTACAGTTCAAAGCTATAAATTGGAAACGCCGTTTACCCAGAAATATACTTTCTGATGCAATTGGCGAACTCACTATTTATAAAAGCTCCAAGGATTATCCTTCTCACATACGAAAGGTTTGTTTTTGGGATGAAGAGCAAAAACGTAAGTTTACGTTCCTTACCAATGCTATGGATTTATCTCCGCTACAAATTGCAGAACTTTATAAAAACAGGTGGCAGATTGAGCTTTTCTTTAAATGGCTTAAGCAACATCTGAAAATAAAGAAGTTCTGGGGCAATACAGAGAATGCTGTAAGAATACAAATATACTCTGCAATCATTGCCTATTGCCTTGTAGCAATTATTCAGCATGACATGGAAATTGATAGAACAACTTATGAGATTCTTCAAATCCTGAGCATATCGCTAACTGATAAAACTAGACTTAGAGACCTCTTTAACAAAACTAATTTCAATAATGACAAAGAACGATGCGGTTTTAGTGAACCAAGTTTATTTAAATTTTAA
- the tnpB gene encoding IS66 family insertion sequence element accessory protein TnpB produces MCSVLVFSNESEKLRSLLSESNHFDSVLFIFDGGRRYKVSASSLGIHSPQDLLLPLGLGLFRSSPFWSYYLYPQGCNFHKGIDGLCGEVIRHTGSYVSEQSCHIFLDRSRSRLHILYRCDDEYRLECRRLNHGSFLLKKDERKRDFLQISWNRLNELLTVKKYRKTVEK; encoded by the coding sequence ATGTGTTCAGTCTTAGTATTTTCTAATGAAAGTGAAAAGCTGCGTAGTCTCTTGTCTGAGTCTAATCATTTTGATTCTGTTCTTTTCATATTTGATGGTGGTCGTCGTTATAAAGTATCGGCTTCCAGTCTTGGTATCCATTCCCCTCAGGACCTACTTCTCCCTTTAGGTCTTGGTCTTTTCCGTAGCAGTCCTTTCTGGTCTTATTACCTTTATCCCCAAGGTTGTAATTTCCATAAAGGAATTGACGGTCTTTGTGGTGAGGTCATCCGGCACACGGGTTCTTACGTGTCAGAGCAGAGCTGCCATATTTTTCTTGACCGTTCCCGTAGCAGGTTGCATATCCTTTATCGGTGCGACGATGAATACCGTCTGGAATGCCGTCGTCTGAACCACGGTTCTTTCCTCTTGAAAAAGGACGAACGGAAGAGGGATTTTCTTCAAATTTCCTGGAATCGCCTGAATGAGCTGCTTACTGTTAAAAAGTATCGGAAAACAGTTGAAAAGTAA
- a CDS encoding HU family DNA-binding protein yields MAILYDWYENPGESDDSEEKGLHPRIFLNGKLGTDKLCWMIHNRSSLSVGDVKNAFEMLAQICGEELREGREVHIEGLGYFAPILRSTEKVTRSTKNKSSKMELKTIGFRPDARLKGELRGVKVSRSKYARHSESLSEVEIDMRLKEYFVEHDVMLRYDFQEVCCMTRTTANRHLRRLQEEGKLRNIGKLMQPIYVPAAGYYGVSRELVRR; encoded by the coding sequence ATGGCTATACTTTACGATTGGTATGAGAATCCCGGTGAGTCCGACGATTCGGAAGAGAAAGGCTTGCACCCCCGCATTTTTTTGAACGGAAAGCTGGGGACGGACAAACTGTGCTGGATGATTCACAACCGCAGTTCCCTTTCTGTAGGTGATGTGAAAAACGCGTTCGAGATGCTAGCCCAAATCTGTGGTGAGGAACTGCGCGAAGGGCGTGAAGTGCATATCGAAGGGCTTGGCTATTTTGCTCCTATCTTAAGAAGCACGGAAAAAGTGACTCGTAGCACTAAGAACAAATCATCGAAAATGGAGTTGAAAACAATCGGTTTTCGTCCCGATGCCCGTCTGAAGGGTGAGCTTAGAGGTGTCAAGGTCAGCCGGAGCAAGTATGCACGCCATTCGGAATCCTTGTCGGAAGTAGAGATAGATATGCGTTTGAAGGAATATTTTGTCGAACACGATGTAATGCTTCGTTACGACTTTCAGGAAGTGTGCTGCATGACGCGGACTACGGCGAACCGTCATCTCCGAAGATTGCAGGAAGAAGGGAAATTGCGGAATATAGGTAAACTTATGCAACCGATTTATGTACCTGCGGCAGGGTATTACGGGGTGTCGCGCGAATTGGTGCGGCGATAA
- a CDS encoding ISAs1 family transposase, with protein sequence MDKIAKDFLINDELARHMASMSEAIDTIDPREKNKVTYSGKLIMLVTLAGIFCDCQSWNDIADFARYKKDFLRRFIPDLETTPSHDTLRRFFCILKTERLESCYREWACNMRGDSPSIEDCDWSKVQIGEGNDLYTNRHIAVDGKTICGAINADKLVQESADKITKEQASVAKLHIVSAFLSDMSLSLGQERVSIKENEIVAIPKLLDDIDIRQGDVVTIDALGTQKKIVEKIVEKQADYLLEVKNNHLKLRENIENDAEYLLISGRKNDFIKRAEETTEGHGFMVTRTCISCSEPSRLGFCYRDWKNLRTYGIIKTEKINIATGEIQNEKHCFISSLVNNPELILKYKRKHWAVENGLHWQLDVTFNEDDGRKMMNSAQNFSTLTKMALTILKNYQDEDKKTSLNRKRKKAGWSDDYLTNLIDTFIKAF encoded by the coding sequence ATGGATAAGATTGCAAAGGATTTTTTAATAAATGACGAATTAGCACGTCATATGGCCAGTATGTCTGAAGCTATTGATACAATTGACCCACGTGAAAAGAATAAAGTCACTTATTCGGGCAAATTGATAATGCTTGTCACTTTAGCAGGTATTTTTTGTGATTGTCAGAGTTGGAATGATATAGCAGACTTCGCCCGTTATAAGAAAGATTTTCTTAGGAGATTCATACCGGATTTAGAAACTACCCCCTCACATGATACATTACGTCGATTTTTTTGTATCCTAAAAACAGAAAGATTAGAGAGTTGTTACAGAGAATGGGCCTGTAATATGAGAGGTGATTCACCGTCCATAGAAGATTGCGACTGGTCGAAAGTTCAAATAGGTGAGGGTAATGATCTTTATACGAATAGACATATAGCTGTTGACGGAAAAACGATCTGTGGTGCCATCAATGCTGATAAACTGGTACAAGAGTCAGCGGATAAAATAACAAAGGAGCAGGCATCAGTAGCCAAACTTCATATTGTCAGTGCCTTTCTTTCTGATATGAGTCTGTCATTAGGGCAGGAACGGGTCTCAATAAAAGAGAATGAAATAGTAGCAATACCCAAATTACTGGACGACATTGATATACGACAAGGAGATGTAGTTACCATCGATGCGCTTGGTACCCAAAAGAAAATTGTAGAAAAAATAGTAGAGAAACAAGCCGATTATCTTTTGGAGGTAAAAAATAATCATTTAAAACTAAGGGAAAATATCGAAAACGATGCGGAGTACTTGCTAATTTCCGGAAGAAAAAATGATTTTATCAAAAGAGCCGAAGAAACCACAGAAGGTCATGGATTTATGGTGACAAGGACCTGCATATCCTGCTCTGAACCCAGTAGATTAGGGTTCTGTTATCGTGATTGGAAAAATCTTAGGACTTATGGAATAATAAAGACCGAAAAAATTAATATAGCCACAGGAGAAATACAAAATGAGAAACATTGTTTCATCTCTTCATTAGTGAACAATCCAGAGCTTATTCTTAAATATAAGAGAAAGCATTGGGCGGTAGAAAATGGATTGCATTGGCAATTGGATGTTACATTTAATGAAGATGATGGAAGAAAAATGATGAATTCCGCACAAAACTTTTCCACCTTAACGAAAATGGCATTGACCATTTTGAAGAATTATCAGGATGAAGACAAGAAGACTTCGCTCAATAGGAAAAGGAAGAAGGCAGGATGGAGTGATGACTACCTAACTAATTTGATAGATACCTTTATTAAAGCCTTTTAA